In one Coccinella septempunctata chromosome 6, icCocSept1.1, whole genome shotgun sequence genomic region, the following are encoded:
- the LOC123316110 gene encoding uncharacterized protein LOC123316110 isoform X1, whose product MMKSVTDNFPSLNVIILFYLMFLPTNSSEIQYRTKWASEKHHDLWCYRCDTMVDGESCLDLHGNYSWMNMKCSKEQKKCQVRRISMSTSTDEITGKPKLWLLQRNCSESCEPGCIVIGERTKLHSCITCCDENNFCNSGSLANVFHLSSLALASALIHIIYRISSESLISNFILSLK is encoded by the exons ATGATGAAAAGTGTTACAGATAATTTTCCAAGCTTGAACGTCATCATTCTGTTTTACCTTATGTTTTTACCAACCA ATTCCAGCGAGATCCAGTACAGGACCAAATGGGCCAGCGAAAAGCACCACGACCTCTGGTGTTACAGGTGCGACACTATGGTAGACGGTGAAAGTTGTCTGGATTTGCACGGTAACTACTCCTGGATGAACATGAAATGTTCCAAGGAACAGAAAAAGTGTCAG GTGAGGAGGATATCGATGTCAACAAGCACTGACGAAATCACTGGAAAACCAAAGCTCTGGCTTCTCCAAAGAAACTGTAGTGAATCCTGTGAGCCAGGCTGTATAGTGATAGGGGAAAGGACTAAACTCCATTCTTGTATAACATGCTGTGATGAAAATAACTTTTGTAATTCCGGTAGTTTAGCCAATGTATTTCATTTATCATCATTAGCCCTAGCTTCTGCACTCATTCATATCATTTATAGAATATCATCTGAATCTCTGATTTCGAATTTTATACTATCATTGAAGTGA
- the LOC123316110 gene encoding uncharacterized protein LOC123316110 isoform X2 — protein sequence MMKSVTDNFPSLNVIILFYLMFLPTNSSEIQYRTKWASEKHHDLWCYRCDTMVDGESCLDLHGNYSWMNMKCSKEQKKCQVIMSEYELCMKNEEIFMRISRKIPSIWFFQEM from the exons ATGATGAAAAGTGTTACAGATAATTTTCCAAGCTTGAACGTCATCATTCTGTTTTACCTTATGTTTTTACCAACCA ATTCCAGCGAGATCCAGTACAGGACCAAATGGGCCAGCGAAAAGCACCACGACCTCTGGTGTTACAGGTGCGACACTATGGTAGACGGTGAAAGTTGTCTGGATTTGCACGGTAACTACTCCTGGATGAACATGAAATGTTCCAAGGAACAGAAAAAGTGTCAG GTCATCATGTCTGAATACGAGCTATGTATGAAGAACGAAGAAATCTTTATGAGAATTAGTAGAAAGATCCCCAGCATTtggttttttcaagaaatgtGA
- the LOC123316107 gene encoding calcitonin gene-related peptide type 1 receptor-like: protein MVVQKLFFVFISLKLIPLGELRQISRNVTETLSDPSNFCPTIFYNNNRSCNFRNSWIDENLWRFYVNEACYRYANPIRFSKKLPSKISHFQCENTTYHLPVLLNEKGFSIIVDYTNATSLNLIRKTFKNEEFFHLWFDCCLQAERCCQDGKDIGEVGDCPKTWDGWSCFPATKPFTLQKITCSNQAYSSKPPECVLESQKQCFANGVWNVTTDYSTCAIAQIYRKRLFFRSRILYISIFICLPAVLIFLCSKKLNRITRMVLHRNLLVVIVFRYILTVLAEELVLIPSIDADRESVLSENGVGCRILSLAESLTLNAMYSCMLADGYYLHHLIVRNFSKEMDIRILYIIVTVLSFLPSSIWAISKWMRNSSYCWMVDENGDQWIGDGFRLSILLINVLFLFDIIRNIVNKLKHGSSSQNSKTTLKATFFLVFLFGIPILLFADTSIIAHATCSNYLVFKYASYINEGLQGVMVAILFCYTNNEVQHEVTTFLREMRLIKENNTHHKYYKKARTITYTSQKTEQGDINFENEIL from the exons ATGGttgttcaaaaattgttttttgtgtTCATTAGTTTGAAACTAATACCATTAGGTGAGCTT agacAAATATCTCGAAATGTAACTGAAACACTATCAGATCCTTCGAATTTTTGTCCCACTATCTTCTATAAT aacaatcgatCCTGTAATTTCAGAAATAGTTGGATCGATGAAAACCTTTGGAGGTTTTATGTAAACGAAGCTTGTTATCGCTATGCGAATCCCATAAGATTCTCGAAAAAATTACCCAGCAAAATTTCACATTTCCAATGTGAAAATACCACGTATCATCTACCGGTCTTATTG AATGAAAAGGGGTTTTCGATTATCGTGGACTATACAAATGCAACTTCACTGAATCTCATCAGAAAAACTTTCAAGAACGAAGAATTCTTTCATCTTTGGTTTGATTGTTGCTTACAAGCTGAACGATGTTGTCAAGATGGGAAAGATATAG GAGAAGTGGGCGATTGTCCGAAAACTTGGGATGGTTGGAGCTGTTTTCCAGCAACCAAACCTTTTACACTTCAGAAGATCACGTGCTCCAATCAAGCTTACAGCTCTAAACCACCCGAATGTGTAT TAGAAAGCCAGAAACAATGCTTCGCCAACGGTGTTTGGAATGTTACAACGGATTACTCCACATGTGCCATCGCTCAGATCTACAGAAAAAGACTGTTTTTCCGAAGCAGAATCCTTTACATCTCCATTTTCATATGCCTGCCGGCAGTGCTGATTTTCCTCTGTTCGAAAAAACTGAACCGCATCACCAGAATGGTTCTGCACAGAAACCTATTGGTTGTGATCGTCTTTCGTTACATCCTAACAGTTTTAGCTGAAGAACTTGTTCTTATACCTTCAATAGACGCTGACAGGGAGTCCGTCCTAAGCGAGAATGGTGTTGGCTGCAGAATTCTGAGTTTGGCGGAATCGCTGACGCTCAACGCAATGTACTCTTGCATGTTAGCGGATGGTTACTATTTACACCATCTTATCGTTCGGAATTTCTCGAAGGAAATGGATATACGAATTCTGTACATTATTGTTACAG TCTTGTCCTTTTTACCTTCTTCCATATGGGCAATATCCAAATGGATGAGAAATTCATCTTACTGCTGGATGGTGGATGAGAATGGAGATCAATGGATAGGTGATGGTTTCAGATTGTCCATTCTTCTCATAAACGTTCTTTTTCTCTTTGATATAATCAGGAACATCGTGAATAAATTGAAACATGGGTCATCGTCACAAAATTCTAA GACTACGCTGAAAGCAACTTTTTTCCTGGTATTTCTCTTTGGCATTCCAATTCTATTGTTCGCCGATACATCAATAATAGCACATGCCACGTGTTCCAATTACCTTGTTTTCAAATATGCTAGTTACATTAACGAGGGTCTACAAGGAGTGATGGTTGCAATTTTATTCTGTTATACAAACAATGAG GTTCAACACGAGGTTACCACCTTCTTGAGAGAAATGAGATTGATCAAGGAAAATAACACACATCACAAGTACTACAAAAAAGCTCGAACAATAACCTATACAAGTCAGAAAACTGAGCAAGGCGATAttaatttcgaaaatgaaattttgtga
- the LOC123316109 gene encoding uncharacterized protein LOC123316109, with amino-acid sequence MSLKKPQESGSYMDNVKVKIAEEYKPPPKINIPMTHNQRLTFNKHVQNNLPNYDFSMESNILRKVKEWKTNRLIKEEQRKARLQSLKEKEQADDQDCEEAEESVETNVPTSHVNEVEVSSVGPSCTTSYSNGMLMPTKANNYYSNILQPIPSSLGPNGQASFGSSSGVKSPFNISEFEADTSSPFDNVALKSINDVEELAKVLKIEDDTSKLPTASYSNFNITSNLQTYPNYSNMSNYPSLVSCNTQNSVTGINGYYNSCDMNPMRSFTSGYQCSPPNNYVKAYNSNHIAPREKVDGENPRQTVNFTGSKTKSSPESMVKKSDKAPVKNVSQNDPFDELSKDLQEFSRNISSMGFPLPRVARTCQALGKDNKKVVDHLLAMSELLDLGFAEDKVCDALLQCDNDRDKALDKLIS; translated from the exons atgTCTTTGAAGAAACCACAAGAGTCTGGAAGTTACATGGACAACGTTAAAGTCAAAATAGCAGAGGAATATAAACCACCGCCTAAAATAAATATACCAATGACCCATAATCAAAGACTGACATTTAATAAACATGTTCAAAACAATTTACCAAATTACGATTTTTCTATGGAAAGTAACATATTGAGAAAAGTGAAGGAATGGAAAACCAATAGATTAATCAAAGAAGAACAAAGGAAAGCAAGATTACAAAGTTTGAAAGAAAAAGAACAGGCCGATGATCAGGACTGTGAAGAAGCTGAAGAGTCTGTTGAAACAAATGTTCCTACTTCTCATGTTAACGAGGTTGAAGTATCTTCAGTTGGCCCAAGCTGCACTACGTCATACTCTAATGGAATGTTGATGCCCACTAAAGCTAACaactattattcaaatatacttCAACCAATTCCTTCATCCTTAGGTCCAAATGGACAGGCATCTTTTGGAAGTAGTTCGGGAGTTAAGAGCCCTTTTAATATATCAGAATTTGAAGCTGATACTTCTAGCCCCTTTGATAATGTTGCTTTAAAATCCATAAATGATGTTGAGGAATTAGCAAAGgttttgaaaattgaggatgaTACATCAAAGCTTCCAACAGCATCTTATTCGAACTTTAATATTACCTCCAATCTGCAAACTTATCCGAATTATTCTAATATGTCCAATTATCCTAGTTTAGTATCATGCAATACTCAGAATTCTGTGACTGGAATAAATGGGTATTATAATTCTTGTGATATGAATCCTATGAGGTCTTTTACTTCAGGCTATCAATGTTCTCCTCCTAATAACTATGTGAAGGCTTATAACTCCAATCATATTGCTCCAAGAGAAAAAGTAGATGGTGAAAATCCAAGACAAACTGTTAATTTTACGGGGTCAAAAACCAAAAGTAGTCCAGAGTCTATGGTCAAGAAGAGTGATAAAGCTCCTGTTAAAAACGTCTCTCAAAATGATCCTTTTGATGAACTGTCAAAAGATTTgcaagaattctctagaaacaTAAGTTCAATGGGCTTTCCTCTTCCTAGGGTTGCAAGAACTTGCCAAGCCCTAGGGAAGGATAATAAAAAG gTGGTTGATCATCTTTTAGCAATGTCCGAACTTCTAGATCTTGGATTTGCAGAAGATAAAGTTTGTGATGCACTTCTGCAGTGTGATAATGATAGAGATAAAGCTTTAGATAAGCTTATTTCTTAG
- the LOC123316108 gene encoding parafibromin, translating into MADPLSLLRQYNVNKKEIIERDGQIIFGEFSWPKNVKTNYLMYGSGKDGVPKEYYTLECLLFILKNTNLTHPVYVREAAGESIPAVRRPDRKELLSYLNGETLTCSAIDKSAPLELPTQVKRSADYDASDIVSKKPRLEDSQVQKVREKLAARLNAPKESTVTVTDNIKSLSEAMSVEKIAAIKAKRLAKKRTTIKGNDDIGQEYDIKAILEFDVDITKDIISRERQWRTRTTILQSSGKTFAKNILAMLHSIKAREEGRQRPVPQAPIITPRQTPIRPATQPSVYSRYDQERFNRLKEETEGFKIDTMGTYHGMTLKSVTEGSAKAKQQMPQPQAPVSASNNRPQQGGMPPKKISRTPIIIIPAGANSLISMYNVKDILQDLKFVTVEQKKAEGGKRDSEVLIQRRRNDQTVPYRVVDNPAKLRPIDWDRVVAVFVMGPAWQFKGYPWENPTEIFAKVAAFHLKYDEMRLDANVAKWAVTVLELSRTKRHLDRAALMVFWEKLDKHIMQFKPHLRF; encoded by the exons ATGGCTGACCCACTAAGTTTACTTCGTCAATATAATGTAAATAAAAAGGAAATTATTGAGAGAGATGGTCAAATAATATTCGGAGAATTTTCATGGCCGAAAAATGTAAAAACTAATTATTTGATGTATGG ATCTGGAAAAGATGGAGTTCCTAAGGAATATTATACTCTTGAATGTTTATTGTTCATCTTGAAAAATACAAACTTAACACATCCAGTTTATGTAAGAGAAGCTGCTGGAGAAAGTATCCCTGCTGTAAGAAGACCAGATCGTAAAGAACTTTTGTCATATTTAAATGGAGAAACACTTACTTGCTCTGCTATTGATAAGAGTGCCCCTCTTGAACTTCCCACACAG gtGAAAAGATCAGCAGACTACGATGCATCAGACATTGTTTCTAAAAAACCTCGTTTGGAGGATTCCCAAGTTCAAAAAGTCAGAGAAAAGCTTGCTGCTAGGCTCAATGCACCGAAAGAATCTACAGTTACTGTTACTGATAACATTAA ATCTTTATCAGAAGCTATGTCCGTTGAGAAAATCGCTGCTATCAAAGCTAAACGTTTAGCTAAGAAAAGGACGACGATCAAAGGTAATGATGATATAGGACAGGAGTACGACATCAAAGCTATACTAGAGTTTGATGTTGATATAACCAAGGATATCATAAGTAGGGAAAGGCAGTGGAGAACTAGAACGACTATCTTGCAGTCTAGTGGCAAA ACATTCGCGAAAAATATTCTTGCAATGTTACATAGTATCAAAGCTAGAGAGGAAGGAAGACAAAGACCAGTGCCTCAAGCGCCTATTATTACTCCTCGTCAAACGCCAATAAGGCCGGCTACACAGCCGTCTGTTTACAGCAGATACGATCAGGAAAGGTTCAACAGACTGAAAGAAG AGACTGAGGGCTTCAAGATCGATACTATGGGAACGTACCATGGTATGACATTGAAATCTGTGACTGAAGGATCAGCTAAAGCTAAACAACAGATGCCTCAGCCCCAAGCGCCAGTATCTGCAAGCAATAACAGGCCACAACAAGGCGGTATGCCCCCGAAGAAAATATCCAGAACCCCAATCATAATCATTCCAGCTGGGGCCAATTCATTGATATCTATGTACAATGTTAAAGATATTTTGCAAGATTTGAA GTTTGTTACTGTTGAGCAAAAAAAGGCTGAAGGTGGTAAGAGAGACAGCGAGGTCCTGATTCAGAGAAGAAGAAACGACCAGACGGTTCCGTACCGTGTGGTGGACAATCCTGCTAAACTGCGTCCGATTGACTGGGATAGGGTTGTCGCAGTCTTTGTGATGGGTCCTGCATGGCAGTTTAAGGGTTATCCGTGGGAAAATCCCACCGAGATATTCGCCAAAG TTGCGGCTTTCCACTTGAAATACGATGAAATGAGATTGGATGCCAATGTCGCCAAATGGGCGGTGACAGTTTTAGAACTATCGAGGACAAAGCGTCATTTAGACAGAGCTGCCTTGATGGTTTTCTGGGAAAAATTGGACAA gcATATAATGCAGTTCAAACCTCATCTGAGATTTTGA
- the LOC123316106 gene encoding uncharacterized protein LOC123316106, translating to MLSTARNPKFDQAQDELACLSFLDKFFNSGNDTSLKLNVCALHEALYSLYLKENKEKILALYFHNHETDFSLEFCNILANNDEAKNLLDSHFIIHGLDVGEDMYQNDLIEKFASLFQLTPCVDMVRKKQPAVFFIAAVDMDFQICTVLRDIPSLHNITTTMSLLVDSMFQENMLQTNEATDKSMDTDDDRGYGEFQQKMFEWMGNRDYDRFEANELDSLKEKISFALFGMPVEESGYSEKQKEETQKMYDIILETSNEFSEYENQVTMAILYNCLIPVDSSSDQQFSPVPIFILRKCTSAENPCRIIIDHTRRVYKSWSSYLEDNKFCECLMVVPEDGRYIEDENGRIKLQKLASPACQIGHKILKVTDITTSVLGIGSTGVMVAAAVPAITIAPFALLGAAAVGAGVGVYSIGRSISTLVDRGLHKESLKVTEAESRAAYLNIAAGVVGFAGAGANVAVSQLAANGVTVGTSARIAVNTLGVANIGISGLAVSNSAVEIFMQWWVNDETPSALSILQLSTSILFFGHAVYNFKTAGAIIEETQTNTMKDFKDSLGSNKQRKMFRKLELETIRQNGGNVQAGRAEVISAISRLRDKSEVFSFLSKNNKIFNEKGVKFSAKGGQITFNGVVVDLKEISSMSWKDSCTYFSNLPKSSTEHVPTEGGHFTVNLQAMMTIDSAIAFLKIIVGPISLREKLYLILSEVFYYLNVRQAEFKLIEILQEIFPNGRHFIAMTKMVLAFIQKKAELIQSEGDSDHSDNLDRILLKYFKDLDDCQKKLVLIQHVCDALLLAFQNNRSNLEDLLRFCIDWVMNAYIEHVERTDRNETVQQGVKKEKVVKCTECEGQYFEA from the exons ATGTTGTCCACAGCAAGAAATCCAAAATTTGACCAAG CTCAGGATGAATTAGCTTGCCTGAGCTTTTTAGATAAGTTTTTCAATAGTGGTAATGATACATCTCTGAAACTGAATGTATGTGCCTTACATGAAGCTTTATATAGTCTTTATCTAAAGGAAAACAAG GAAAAAATACTGGCTCTGTACTTCCATAATCATGAAACTGAtttctcattggaattttgcaatATATTGGCTAATAATGATGAAGCAAAAAATCTTCTGGACTCTCATTTCATTATACATGGTCTGGATGTGGGAGAAGACATGTATCAAAATGACTTGATAGAAAAGTTTGCCAGTTTATTTCAGTTAACTCCTTGTGTGGACATGGTGAGAAAAAAACAACCAGCCGTATTTTTCATTGCTGCTGTTGATATGGACTTCCAAATTTGTACAGTTTTACGGGATATTCCATCCTTGCACAACATAACAACCACCATGTCGCTGTTAGTGGATAGTatgtttcaagaaaatatgTTACAGACAAATGAAGCTACTGACAAAAGTATGGATACTGATGATGATCGTGG GTATGGGGAGTTCCAGCAGAAAATGTTTGAATGGATGGGTAATCGGGATTATGATCGATTTGAAGCGAATGAGTTGGATAGTCTGAAGGAAAAAATATCCTTTGCTTTGTTCGGTATGCCTGTTGAAGAATCCGGGTATTCAGAAAAACAGAAAGAAGAAACCCAAAAAATGTACGACATTATTTTGGAAACAAGCA ACGAGTTCTCCGAATATGAAAACCAAGTGACCATGGCTATTTTGTACAACTGCCTGATACCTGTAGATTCGAGCTCGGACCAGCAATTCAGCCCGGTCCCAATATTTATACTCCGCAAGTGTACATCGGCCGAGAATCCATGCCGTATAATTATAGATCACACAAGGAGGGTCTACAAAAGTTGGAGTAGTTATCTTGAGGATAACAAATTTTGCGAGTGTTTGATGGTGGTTCCAGAGGATGGTCGTTATATAGAAGATGAAAACGGCAGAATCAAACTGCAAAAATTGGCATCGCCTGCTTGCCAAATTGGGCATAAAATATTGAAAGTTACTGATATCACGACTTCCGTCTTGGGCATTGGTTCTACAGGTGTAATGGTAGCGGCGGCTGTGCCTGCTATAACAATTGCCCCATTTGCTCTTCTCGGGGCTGCAGCCGTAGGAGCTGGAGTCGGGGTGTACTCTATTGGAAGGAGTATATCTACTCTCGTCGATCGAGGATTGCATAAAGAG agcCTGAAAGTTACCGAAGCAGAATCCAGGGCTGCTTACCTCAATATTGCAGCAGGAGTGGTTGGATTTGCCGGAGCTGGTGCGAATGTGGCTGTGTCGCAACTTGCAGCGAATGGAGTTACAGTGGGAACG TCTGCCAGGATCGCTGTGAATACTTTGGGAGTAGCAAATATAGGCATCAGCGGTCTGGCCGTTTCTAATTCTGCGGTTGAGATCTTCATGCAGTGGTGGGTGAATGACGAAACACCCTCAGCACTCTCGATTCTCCAGTTGAGCACTTCCATTCTTTTCTTCGGTCATGCAGTGTATAATTTCAAAACGGCAGGAGCAATTATCGAGGAAACCCAGACCAATACCATGAAGGATTTCAAAGACAGTTTGGGGAGCAATAAACAAAG AAAAATGTTCAGGAAACTGGAACTGGAAACGATCAGACAGAACGGGGGCAATGTGCAAGCGGGCAGAGCCGAAGTCATCTCCGCAATTTCAAGATTGAGGGACAAATCGGAGGTCTTCAGCTTCTTGTCGAAGAATAACAAGATATTCAACGAGAAGGGGGTGAAATTTTCCGCGAAGGGTGGTCAGATCACCTTCAACGGTGTAGTCGTAGACTTGAAGGAGATAAGTTCGATGTCTTGGAAGGACTCTTGTACCTATTTCTCCAATTTACCGAAAAGTTCCACCGAACACGTTCCTACTGAGGGTGGTCATTTTACGGTCAATCTTCAAGCGATGATGACCATAGATAGCGCGATCGCTTTCTTGAAAATCATCGTGGGGCCAATATCCTTGCGCGAAAAGCTTTACTTGATCCTGTCGGaggttttttattatttgaacgTTCGTCAGGCTGAATTCAAGCTGATCGAGATCCTGCAAGAGATATTTCCGAATGGGCGCCATTTCATCGCAATGACTAAGATGGTCTTGGCTTTTATCCAGAAGAAGGCCGAACTTATTCAATCCGAGGGCGATTCTGACCACTCGGACAACTTGGATCGGATTCTGTTGAAGTATTTCAAGGATTTGGACGATTGTCAGAAGAAATTGGTTCTGATCCAGCATGTCTGCGACGCTTTGCTGTTGGCATTTCAGAACAATAGGAGCAACTTGGAAGATCTTTTGAGGTTCTGTATAGATTGGGTCATGAACGCTTATATAGAGCACGTCGAGAGGACTGATCGCAATGAAACAGTCCAGCAGGGTGTTAAAAAGGAAAAAGTTGTGAAATGCACAGAGTGCGAGGGGCAGTATTTCGAGGCTTAG
- the LOC123315659 gene encoding NADH dehydrogenase [ubiquinone] 1 beta subcomplex subunit 5, mitochondrial, which yields MILSTLKNVGQLTKRIVKSPMTQRTMSEHREFPLLPSKYTWTKFKDLVHFYVMLGVIPSTLVITYCNVFIGPATLSEIPEDYTPKYWEYHRHPITRFIAKYLTANPQQEYEKYLAHLYIEDEKRCIRKLEEKIKLKMKERDDYQAYYYRPVLAKYHRRVKQASDYIESIQGD from the exons atgATACTGAGCACGTTAAAAAACGTTGGTCAATTGACCAAGAGGATAGTAAAGTCACCTA TGACTCAAAGAACTATGTCTGAGCATAGAGAATTTCCTTTACTACCAAGTAAATATACTTGGACAAAATTCAAGGATTTGGTGCACTTTTATGTAATGCTTGGTGTTATACCTTCCACACTGGTGATAACTTATTGCAACGTCTTTATTGGACCTGCCACGTTATCTGAAATTCCGGAAGATTATACACCCAAATATTGGGAATATCATAGG CATCCTATCACTAGGTTTATTGCAAAGTATTTGACAGCAAATCCACAACAAGAATATGAGAAATATTTGGCTCACTTAtatattgaagatgaaaaaagaTGTATAAG AAAACTGGAAGAGAAAATAAAGCTGAAAATGAAGGAGAGGGATGATTATCAAGCATATTACTATCGTCCTGTTCTGGCCAAATATCACAGAAGGGTCAAACAAGCTTCAGActatattgaatcaattcaaggAGATTAA
- the LOC123315660 gene encoding adrenodoxin-like protein 1, mitochondrial, with protein MFNAYCKKLPEIFNYVKKSLHHYERKQFLHRTLRLSHGEYEWQNAKSDNEIVNVIFINKDGERIPVKGKVGDNLLYLAHRYEIPMEGACEASLACTTCHVYINSNHADILPSAEEKEEDLLDMAPFLKENSRLGCQIILTKELDGLVIGLPKATRNFYVDGHTPKPH; from the exons ATGTTTAATGCTTACTGTAAAAAACTTCCAGAAATATTTAATTATGTGAAGAAATCTCTTCATCATTATGAGCGTAAACAATTTCTTCATCGAACTCTGA GATTGTCTCATGGTGAATATGAATGGCAGAATGCAAAATCAGATAACGAAAT AGTAAACGTGATATTTATCAATAAAGATGGGGAAAGAATACCTGTGAAAGGAAAAGTAGGAGATAATTTACTTTATTTAGCTCATCGATATGAAATTCCCATGGAAGGAGCTTGTGAAGCATCTTTAGCTTGTACAACATGTCATGTATATATAAACAGTAATCATGCTGATATTCTACCGTCAGCTGAGGAAAAAGAAGAGGATTTATTAGATATGGCtccatttttgaaggaaaattctAGACTTGGATGTCAGATTATTCTTACTAAAGAATTGGATGGTTTAGTAATAGGATTACCAAAAGCTACTAGAAACTTTTATGTTGATGGTCATACACCCAAACCTCATTGA